One segment of Capnocytophaga sp. oral taxon 878 DNA contains the following:
- a CDS encoding twin-arginine translocase TatA/TatE family subunit, which produces MGLSEIILILFVVLLLFGADKLPEMARTLGKTIRQIRDATNEIKTEIEQSTHQATDIDTKFITDTQKEIDKLKNDLTK; this is translated from the coding sequence ATGGGACTCTCAGAAATCATCTTAATACTCTTCGTAGTACTCCTACTCTTCGGAGCCGATAAGCTCCCCGAAATGGCACGCACCTTAGGCAAAACCATACGCCAAATACGTGACGCCACCAACGAAATCAAAACCGAAATCGAACAATCCACCCACCAAGCCACCGATATCGATACCAAATTCATCACCGATACCCAAAAAGAAATCGACAAACTCAAAAACGACCTAACAAAATGA
- a CDS encoding YhcG family protein, translated as MSTPKTSYTTATQQIKEAILSSQYTAAKQVNALQLSLYYGVGRYVSQNTRKGVWGTGAIKAISEQLHKELPGLRGFSERNIKNMRAFYEAWQELDTNLETTFSKLQRSDNKGLINSAAVAAELETTEAPILLPRFDMLYDNAFLEVPFTHHSIIIAKVKDIEERLFYIRKCAKEHLSKYTLMKFIDEGIFPKEPIPNNFSQTLPSKNLARKAVEMFKDEYLLDFINVEEIGERDLADIDERVVEQQIIHNVKNFIMTFGKDFTFVGNQYHLEVFDIEQYPDLLFFNRELNCLVCVELKKGDFKPSYLGQLTTYLRILDDTVKKPHENPTIGIILCKDFNKDFVQYVIQDYHKPMGVARYTTTAEMPEQFQRVLPNIEELRKVLANQPPISIPNSSPIPKKKSTNSKTT; from the coding sequence ATGAGTACTCCAAAAACCTCCTATACCACTGCTACCCAGCAGATAAAAGAAGCTATTCTCAGCAGTCAATATACGGCTGCTAAGCAAGTAAATGCCTTGCAACTCTCCTTGTATTACGGCGTAGGGCGCTATGTCTCTCAAAATACCCGCAAAGGGGTATGGGGAACAGGAGCTATAAAAGCTATTTCCGAACAACTCCATAAAGAGCTACCAGGACTTAGAGGTTTTAGCGAACGCAATATCAAAAATATGCGTGCCTTTTATGAGGCGTGGCAGGAGTTAGATACTAATTTGGAAACTACATTTTCTAAACTGCAAAGGTCTGATAACAAAGGTCTTATTAATTCGGCAGCCGTAGCTGCCGAATTAGAAACAACAGAAGCACCCATATTGTTACCGCGCTTTGATATGCTTTATGACAATGCTTTTCTTGAGGTACCATTTACTCATCATAGTATTATCATAGCAAAAGTGAAGGATATAGAAGAGCGTTTGTTTTACATTCGCAAATGTGCCAAAGAACATCTTAGTAAGTATACTTTGATGAAGTTTATAGATGAAGGTATCTTCCCAAAGGAACCTATCCCTAATAATTTCTCCCAAACGCTCCCTTCCAAGAATTTAGCCCGTAAAGCAGTTGAAATGTTCAAAGATGAGTACTTGCTCGATTTTATCAATGTAGAAGAGATAGGAGAACGAGACCTCGCTGATATAGACGAACGAGTAGTAGAACAACAGATTATCCACAATGTAAAGAATTTTATTATGACTTTCGGCAAAGATTTTACTTTTGTAGGTAATCAATACCATTTGGAAGTGTTTGATATAGAACAATACCCCGATTTGCTCTTCTTTAACCGCGAACTTAACTGTTTGGTGTGTGTAGAACTCAAAAAAGGAGATTTCAAACCCTCTTATTTAGGACAACTCACCACCTATTTGCGAATTTTAGATGACACAGTAAAGAAACCACACGAAAATCCTACCATTGGTATCATTCTTTGTAAAGACTTTAATAAAGATTTTGTACAATATGTCATTCAAGACTATCACAAGCCAATGGGAGTAGCTCGTTATACCACTACTGCCGAAATGCCTGAACAATTTCAGCGTGTATTACCCAATATAGAAGAGTTGCGCAAAGTATTAGCAAATCAGCCACCGATATCGATACCAAATTCATCGCCGATACCCAAAAAGAAATCGACAAACTCAAAAACGACTTAA